A genomic region of Paramormyrops kingsleyae isolate MSU_618 chromosome 19, PKINGS_0.4, whole genome shotgun sequence contains the following coding sequences:
- the rhag gene encoding ammonium transporter Rh type A, with protein MATHDTNMRLKFPILAIALEILIIILYALFVVYDDGSPEHGHSSSSNHTEQNNVSLYPMFQDVHVMIFIGFGFLMTFLKRYSFSSVGFNLLLAGFGLQWGLLMQGIWHGVPIKVNISRMINADFSTATVLISFGAVLGKTSPVQLLIMTILEITTFAINEYVVVDIFEARDVGASMTIHAFGAYFGLSAARMLYRPGLRNGHEKEGSVYHSDVFAMIGTVFLWMFWPSFNSAIADPGKAQLTAITNTYFSLAACVLTAYAISSLVDHRGKLDMVHIQNATLAGGVAVGTCADMNIEPFGAMIIGSLAGIISTLGFKFLSPILASTLGIQDTCGVHNLHGMPGILGGVAGIVAVALGKANGSASYQLAALGSSLGFAVVGGAITGFLMRLPLWGQPPDQNCFDDAIYWEVPEEEEENEECLAHDHSKNKAEA; from the exons ATGGCAACACACGACACCAACATGAGGCTGAAGTTCCCCATCCTGGCCATCGCCTTGGAGATTCTCATCATCATCCTGTATGCCCTGTTTGTGGTCTACGACGATGGCAGCCCGGAACATGGTCACAGCTCATCCAGTAACCACACGGAGCAGAACAATGTCAGCCTTTACCCGA TGTTCCAGGATGTGCACGTCATGATCTTCATCGGCTTCGGCTTCCTCATGACCTTCCTGAAGAGATACAGCTTCAGTAGCGTGGGCTTCAACCTTCTGCTGGCCGGCTTCGGGCTGCAGTGGGGTCTGCTCATGCAGGGCATCTGGCACGGTGTTCCCATCAAAGTGAACATCTCCAG GATGATAAATGCAGACTTCAGCACAGCGACAGTACTCATCTCCTTCGGCGCTGTTCTGGGTAAAACCAGCCCAGTCCAGCTACTGATCATGACAATTCTGGAAATCACCACATTCGCCATCAACGAGTACGTCGTCGTGGATATATTTGAG GCCAGGGATGTCGGCGCTTCCATGACCATCCATGCATTTGGAGCGTACTTCGGCTTGTCTGCAGCTCGCATGCTGTACCGACCCGGCCTTAGGAATGGCCATGAGAAAGAAGGCTCCGTTTACCACTCGGACGTGTTCGCCATGATCG GCACCGTGTTTCTGTGGATGTTCTGGCCCAGTTTCAACTCTGCCATCGCAGATCCGGGCAAGGCTCAGCTCACGGCCATCACAAACACCTACTTTTCCCTGGCCGCTTGTGTGCTCACGGCCTATGCCATCTCCAGCCTTGTGGACCACCGAGGAAAACTGGACATG GTACATATCCAGAATGCCACGCTGGCCGGAGGCGTCGCCGTGGGAACTTGTGCAGACATGAACATCGAACCATTTGGTGCCATGATAATTGGCTCCTTGGCTGGGATAATCTCCACCCTAGGCTTTAAGTTCCTGTCC CCAATCTTGGCATCGACACTGGGCATCCAGGACACGTGTGGTGTGCACAACCTGCACGGCATGCCGGGGATTCTGGGAGGAGTGGCCGGGATAGTGGCTGTGGCTCTGGGCAAAGCAAA TGGTAGTGCCAGCTACCAGCTCGCTGCCCTCGGATCTTCTCTGGGTTTTGCTGTGGTTGGAGGAGCCATCACAG GGTTCCTTATGAGGCTTCCATTGTGGGGACAACCACCAGACCAGAACTGCTTTGATGATGCCATTTACTGGGAG gtacctgaagaggaggaggagaatgaGGAGTGCCTGGCGCATGACCACTCCAAGAATAAGGCGGAGGCCTGA
- the LOC111858039 gene encoding uncharacterized protein, with protein sequence MSERDSKVKRRPAQSSTASDERRSRSTEKDKRKRKRSRSRSSSSASTSSSSSSSSSSSSSSSCSSLSRSSSSSSSSSSSSGDSHSKSKSKKRSKEKRHRKKGKKQKKHRKKKDKKSRGEDDDSGPVQISKYLREKRKSGKYSMISGKRIKLKVKKSKKDKQRDKNRAELLEFLNSAL encoded by the exons ATG TCAGAGCGGGACTCCAAAGTGAAGAGACGTCCAGCCCAGTCGAGCACAGCATCAGATGAACGAAGGTCCCGGAGCACAG AAAAGGACAAGAGGAAGCGGAAGCGCAGTCGTAGCCGGTCATCTTCGTCAGCTTCCACCTCGTCTAGCTCATCttcctcatcatcatcctcgTCTTCCTCATCGTGCTCCTCCCTCAGTCGGAGcagctccagcagcagcagcagcagcagcagcagtgggg ATTCCCACAGCAAGTCAAAGTCCAAGAAGAGGAGTAAGGAAAAGCGTCACAGAAAG aagggaaagaaacagaaaaaacacagaaagaagAAGGACAAGAAGAGTAGAGGTGAAGATGACGATTCTGGTCCGGTGCAAATATCCAAG TATCTCAGGGAGAAGAGGAAGAGTGGGAAGTACAGCATGATCTCCGGAAAGAGGATCAAGCTGAAAGTCAAGAAGTCCAAGAAAGACAAGCAG AGGGATAAAAATCGCGCAGAACTGCTTGAGTTCCTGAACTCTGCCCTGTGA
- the rd3 gene encoding protein RD3 encodes MASWFSWGEPCPRRPQRSPADVVTDTLMLELSWQMKEAERLQRERDSEYQRLRTGVDYSWLMSFPRSSYELRAGERLGLEELCSKVHPSHCGRVIVRFRQVMVENEPDVQEVTGLFRTILLEALDWMRDEEEAKRLSRQWNNKRAASMSLMGFRSRVRIDPFGSSEVKTISEDVERGLVRGSEGAEEARRGWSMPDFKHNKGM; translated from the exons ATGGCGTCCTGGTTCAGCTGGGGCGAGCCGTGCCCGCGGCGGCCGCAGAGGAGCCCAGCCGACGTGGTGACGGACACCCTGATGCTGGAGCTCAGTTGGCAGATGAAGGAGGCGGAGCGGCTGCAGCGGGAACGGGACAGCGAGTACCAGCGGCTGCGCACCGGCGTGGACTACAGCTGGCTGATGAGCTTCCCACGGAGCAGCTACGAGCTGCGGGCCGGCGAGCGGCTGGGCCTGGAGGAGCTCTGCTCCAAGGTGCACCCCTCACACTGCGGCCGGGTCATAGTCAG GTTCCGGCAGGTGATGGTAGAGAACGAGCCGGATGTACAGGAGGTTACCGGCCTATTCCGCACCATCCTGCTGGAGGCGTTGGACTGGATGCGGGATGAGGAGGAGGCCAAGAGGCTGTCCCGTCAGTGGAACAACAAGCGTGCCGCGAGCATGTCCCTCATGGGCTTCAGGTCCCGTGTCCGCATTGACCCATTTGGCAGCAGTGAGGTGAAGACGATCTCAGAGGACGTGGAAAGGGGGCTGGTGAGGGGCTCGGAGGGGGCCGAGGAGGCCAGGCGGGGCTGGAGCATGCCCGACTTTAAGCACAACAAGGGCATGTGA